The Dehalobacter sp. DCM sequence CTTAGGCCTATATCATACGGCGGTCAACACAAACAAGACTGCGGGTGATATCCCCGGATGGAGTTGGGTGCTCGGAGGGGTTACCGTGACAATTGATGCCGGCCATGGTGGTGTTGATCCGGGTGCAGTCGGTGCGCATTCGTTGGAAAAAGATATCAATTTGGAAGTAGCAAAAAGGCTGCAGCTGCTTTTACGACAAGCAGGAAGTAATGTTATTATGATAAGAGAAACGGACAGGGATTTTGGGACGTCAACGAGCCTGATGCAGCGCAAGCGGGAAGACTTGGCCTATCGGATCCAAACAGCTGTAAACTCCCAAGCAAAGATATACCTTAGTATTCATGCGAATAGTTTCCCGGATGAACGGCAGCATGGTCCCCAGGTATTTTACCATCCCGATTCAGAGGAAGCGAAGTTTCTGGCAAAATCCATCCAAGATAGCATGAATAAAATTGCAACGAAGAAACGAGAGGCCAAAGCGAACCAAAGTTATTTTATTTTAAAGAAGACCGATATGATTGCGGTAACCATCGAAGTTGGTTTTATCTCTAACCCGGAGGAGGAAAATAAGTTAATTGACAGCGCTTATCAGCAGCAATTAGCCATGGCTATTTTCGAAGGAGTGGGAAACTACTTGAGCAATGACCGTCCGGTTGTGGCAGATGATTGAATCGCGGAAAAATTCAATTAAAAAAAGGAAGTTTTCAGATGAATCCCGAATAGTATGCCTAAATTAATGAACGATGAATACATATGGGGACTTCAATGGAACATGTGAAGAACAACATCATAAAGGCCGCCGCAGATAGGCATCAGGATATTTGGGATCTTGCTTACCGGATCGGGATTCATCCTGAGCAAGGTTATTTGGAATATCAGGCCTCACATCTTCTTTCTTCTTATCTTGAAACGAGAGGATTTGTTATTGAGCACAGCCTGAATGGTATGGCTACTGCTTTTTTCGCGCGTCATAAAGGAAAGCAGCCGGGCCCGACAATTGCTTTTCTGGCGGAATATGACGCCTTGCCGGACCTGGGGCATGCCTGCGGACATAATTTGATCGGCGCTGCCAGCACGGGTGCAGCGGCTGTCTTGAGTATGATACCGGAAATGCCCGGAGAGGTCTGTGTTATTGGCACCCCCGCCGAGGAAACCAGTGGCGCTAAAGTGACCATGATCGAAAACGGAACCTTTCAGGGACTGGACGCGGCATTGATGTTTCATCCCGGAAACGCCAACGTACCGGAAATTGGCAGCCTGGCGCTTGATGCGATAGAGGTCACCTATTACGGTAAGTCCTCCCATGCGGCCCTCGTTAATCATAATGGCATTAATGCCCTTGAAGCCGTCTTAAATCTATTTAAGAAAGTGAAGCGGCTTAAATATTGGCTTGCAAAAGATGAAAGAATCGACGGTATCATCATCGAAGGAGGGAAATCACCGAATATAATCCCGGATAAAGCAGTTGCTCGATTTTATCTGCGGTCTGGGCGGCGTGAGGACCTGGAGATACTTCGTCAACGGTTTATTAATGCAGCCCAAAAAGCCGCTGATGAGGAAGGTGCTCGGCTGGACGTTTGCTTCTACGAGCATTCCTATCATGAGATGGTGACGAATAAACCGCTGGCACATACATTTGCGAATAATTTGCGGACATTAGGGGTAACCGACATCGAATCGCCCCAATCCATTCTGGGATCAATTGATATGGGCAACGTCAGTCATGTGGTACCGGCATTGCACGCTTATTTAAAGATGGGCGAAGGAAAGGATATTCAGCATACATCGGAGTTTGCGAAAGCGGCAGTATCTGAACCGGGGGAAAAAGTCCTTTTGCTTGCGGTCCAAGCACTTGCTTTGACCGGCTGGGATGTGCTTACCGATCGTCGGCTTCTGGAGCAGATCAAGAAAGATTTTTTTTAAAGCATGCAATATAATGCTTTCGTATTTTGGGCTGGGCCGCCTGCACAACGCCACTTTCGGCTCTTGTGCCCTCCATGAATTTGCATTTAGGAAGTTAAAATTCTTTTGCCCTCCTTGGCGAATTTTAACTTAGGTCCATCCATGGACCGTTGCGCTCCGCAATCAGTGCTCCGCTTGACGTCGGCATTGTGCAGGCGACCTTACTCTGGGGTAATTTAAGTATCTAATTCGAGAATGATCTACTATTTAACGAACGCTAAGTAAATAGACATTCAATTATTAATAATTTGTTTAGATTCTGTTTACGGATATTCAAGATATTGGGAGTATGATTATACTTGGAAGTCTTCCAATTTATGAAAAGGAGTAATTACAGATGAGAATATCAAAAAAAGTGGTACTGCCGGCTGTGTTTATCGCGGGGATTCTGTTGTTTGCCACGACAGCTTTTGCGGACATCGTCAATAAAAGCGGCTATGATACACTGAAAGATGGCGTGAAACAAACAGCGGCAAGCTGTTCGGAGAGTTTTAACAACTTCACCCTGGATTTTTCTTATGCCGTCAAATATAAAGGCGAAACCATCAGCTCTGAAAATGAGGTTAAAAAGTATGATCGCCAGAATGGGGCAACCGAAGATAATTCCTATAGAATGAATCCGGATGGCACTACTTACAGATCGTATTATTATATGGATAAAAGCACATGGATCACCGGCAATGACATCGGTACGAGCAATGAAAGCTATGTTTATACGGAATATACTGAGGGAAGGGAAACCGATACCGATCGCTTTAGCAATCCGTTCAAACAGAGTGAAGCCGCGGATATTGAGAAAATCGTGGATGCCGTTGTGGGAAGTTTGAAGGACCAAGTTGTGGTACAGGAGAATGCCGACGGCAGTAAATCCCTTTCGGGATCCTTATCCGAAGTCCAGATTCCGGCATTGGTGAATGCTGTGGCTTCCTTGCAGGTTAAACAGGCCTTTGCCGGAGATAATAGCTTAAGAGCTAAAATTCCTGCCCTAACCCAAGATATCTATGTCAAACAAATCGAAGGTTCGGCAACCATTGACCCGGACGGAGCTATGAATTATCTGTTGGCAACCTTAATTCTTTCCGGTAAAGACGCTCAGGGGCAGGTCCATGAAATTACCATGGAAGTGCTTGTTAAACTAACGGATGTCAATGCCACGGTAGCTCAAAAACCGGATCTCACTGGTAAAAAAGTTGAGAAAGTAACAGGGAAAAGCAGTTCCGGTCCGCAGATTTCCAATCCGGAGATGTTTGCCGGTACCTACAGTAATGCCATTATCATTCAGCAGGACGGCAAGTTTATCAAGATTGGGGAACGGTATCTCCTGATAGCCCATGCGGATAACACAACCATTGCCGGAAGATATTACGAAGAATATAAAGAAGGCTATGAAACGTATGCTCAGAATGCGCTTGCCTTTACCTTTGATGCCAATACCTCTGAGCCTGAAAAGCAGGATGCCATGTTTGAATTCATAGACAGCGCAGGGTTGAACCGGACAGGGAGTATCTACCTGGATGAACGAACCGCCAAGATCTATTTCAATCTCAATATCCCGAGTGATTCCTATGACCCGGTATTCATGCCGGTTTTGGAATGAAGGACTTAAGGAAACACAACGAAAAAATCACTCACCGTATGAAAACAGGAGCTGCCGGGGATTCCCCGGTAGGCTCCTCGAGGTGTATATTGGGGGAAACTGAATGGAAAAGGTAATTGAGATCGTCAGCCTGACCAAAAAATATAAGAATGGCCGTGGTATAGAGGATATCTGTCTGGATATCTATCAAGGTGATATTTTTGGTTTTCTTGGCCCAAACGGTGCCGGGAAAACAACAGCAATGAAGATCATGACCGGTTTGATTCGACCGGATCGCGGCGATGTCCGAATTTTTGGCCATAGCATTACCGAAGCCTATGAGCTGGCCATGGCAGAGGTTGGCTGTGTTATTGAAATAGCGGACTCCTATCCCTTTTTGACAGCCTATGAAAACCTGAAGCAGCAGGCGCGCTATTATCCCGGAATCGATAACCGGAGGATTGACGAGGTCCTGGAACTGACAGGAATGCTGAAGTATAAAAAGGAAAAACCAAAGAAATTTTCCTTGGGGATGAAGCAACGCTTGGGTTTGGCTGCGGCAATTCTGTCCAGACCAAAGGTCCTGATCCTGGACGAGCCGTTAAACGGACTGGATGTGGAAGGAATGATCGATGTCCGTAATATGATTAAACATATGGCCGAACAGGAAAGAACGACATTTTTTATATCCAGCCATTTGATTCATGATGTGGAACTGACCTGCAATCAAATTGGGGTTATTTATAACGGAAAGATGCTGAATGTGGATACAACGGAGAATATCCTCAAGAATTACGCCACATTGGAAAACTACTTTGTCAGCGAGGTGGAACAAAATGGCCGCGTTTAAAGCTGCTTTGATCAATGAAATCGAAAAGCTGTGCAAAAAAAAGAAAGCCCTCGCCATCGTCATCATTTCACTGGCCGTGATCGTCATAGGGCAGCTTGTGGTCGTCGGCGTCAGAAACGGTTTTGGTGTTAGAGGGACAGGCAGTCTGGAATTCCCCGTCTTAGTTCTATCTGTGGTCGTCAACACCATATTGCCCCTATTTACTGCGCTGATTGCCATCGATTGTTTTTCAGGTGAATTTTCTCATAATCTGATGCGGGTCACCTTGACACGGCCCGTAAGCAGATTGAAAATATATTCAGCCAAAATGACGGCTATTGCCGTGTTTATCCTGGCTAATCTGCTGATCTTGATGGTCTTATCGATGCTGGCGGGTTTTCTGTTTAACGCGAACTCGGCATCGTTAGCGAGCTTTGGGCGAACGGCGCTGGCCTACGTCATCAGCTTATTTCCCTTGCTGACGCTGGCCTTAGGGGTCGTACTTCTGGCGAACATATTTAAAAGCGGTACCTCCGTGTTCTTTATTGCCATCATTGCATTTTTGGCCATTAAGGCATTTGGCATATTCTTTTCCCAGTATTCAAGCTTGTTGATTACCTCGCAGCTGGATTGGTATAGTTTATGGCTCTCACATAGTATTTCATTGTCTAAAATTGGACGGGACATAGGGCTGATGCTGGGTTACGCACTGATGTTTTTTACCGCCGGTTTTTATCTGTTCGATAAAAAAGAGTTTTAAGAGGATCGGACATGAATCTAAAGAAACGCTTAATTGCAGCCAATGCAGCCACCGTGGCCATACCGTTACTGATAACGGTACTGGTCGCTGGGGCTTATTTGTTTATCTACAGTGCACTTTATGGCAATCTTTATTCCTGGGAAGAATACCAACACGCATCACGGGTCGAAGCTGTTCGGCTGGATTCAGAGCGGATGGTTCAGCAGAAGGGTGCCGGGGCCATCGATAATGATCTGTTTCGGCAGCAGTTAAGCGATAAAATGAGTGAGATCGGAGGGAAAGTTCTGATCCTGCGGGAGGGTAGCCTGGTTTATTCTTCGGCAGACAATGCGGTTTTCAGCAAAATCGACCTGGCTAAGGCAGTGGAGGCGGGGCAAGGAAAACAAGGCAGTAATACCATAGATATAGCCGACCGGTCGTTTAAGGTTCATGTTATTGCGCTGAATTCACACGACGCTGACAGCACCGGCAACTCGGGTAACTCCGGTAACTTGGCTAACACAGCTAATTCAGATAACATTACCGTGCTGCTGCTGGTGCCGGCCGACGCCTCTTCCCAAGGACTCATTTCGTTTCTTACCGTAATCATACTGACATTTTGTCTCTCTTTTGTGATCACCAATATCCTCATTTCTTACGGGTTTTCACAAGCTATCTTGAAGCCGCTTAATCACCTGCAGAAAGC is a genomic window containing:
- a CDS encoding N-acetylmuramoyl-L-alanine amidase family protein: MRIDRLFHRNKPRPVVLYVAAGVLVIAICLGLYHTAVNTNKTAGDIPGWSWVLGGVTVTIDAGHGGVDPGAVGAHSLEKDINLEVAKRLQLLLRQAGSNVIMIRETDRDFGTSTSLMQRKREDLAYRIQTAVNSQAKIYLSIHANSFPDERQHGPQVFYHPDSEEAKFLAKSIQDSMNKIATKKREAKANQSYFILKKTDMIAVTIEVGFISNPEEENKLIDSAYQQQLAMAIFEGVGNYLSNDRPVVADD
- a CDS encoding amidohydrolase, whose protein sequence is MEHVKNNIIKAAADRHQDIWDLAYRIGIHPEQGYLEYQASHLLSSYLETRGFVIEHSLNGMATAFFARHKGKQPGPTIAFLAEYDALPDLGHACGHNLIGAASTGAAAVLSMIPEMPGEVCVIGTPAEETSGAKVTMIENGTFQGLDAALMFHPGNANVPEIGSLALDAIEVTYYGKSSHAALVNHNGINALEAVLNLFKKVKRLKYWLAKDERIDGIIIEGGKSPNIIPDKAVARFYLRSGRREDLEILRQRFINAAQKAADEEGARLDVCFYEHSYHEMVTNKPLAHTFANNLRTLGVTDIESPQSILGSIDMGNVSHVVPALHAYLKMGEGKDIQHTSEFAKAAVSEPGEKVLLLAVQALALTGWDVLTDRRLLEQIKKDFF
- a CDS encoding ABC transporter ATP-binding protein encodes the protein MEKVIEIVSLTKKYKNGRGIEDICLDIYQGDIFGFLGPNGAGKTTAMKIMTGLIRPDRGDVRIFGHSITEAYELAMAEVGCVIEIADSYPFLTAYENLKQQARYYPGIDNRRIDEVLELTGMLKYKKEKPKKFSLGMKQRLGLAAAILSRPKVLILDEPLNGLDVEGMIDVRNMIKHMAEQERTTFFISSHLIHDVELTCNQIGVIYNGKMLNVDTTENILKNYATLENYFVSEVEQNGRV
- a CDS encoding ABC transporter permease, with protein sequence MAAFKAALINEIEKLCKKKKALAIVIISLAVIVIGQLVVVGVRNGFGVRGTGSLEFPVLVLSVVVNTILPLFTALIAIDCFSGEFSHNLMRVTLTRPVSRLKIYSAKMTAIAVFILANLLILMVLSMLAGFLFNANSASLASFGRTALAYVISLFPLLTLALGVVLLANIFKSGTSVFFIAIIAFLAIKAFGIFFSQYSSLLITSQLDWYSLWLSHSISLSKIGRDIGLMLGYALMFFTAGFYLFDKKEF